From a region of the Desulfovibrio desulfuricans genome:
- a CDS encoding ABC transporter substrate-binding protein, with translation MNLLKVASVCALSLFVGQAAMAAEAPIKIGFPIPLTGEIPKVGEGSKYAAEMLKEEINAKGGLKVGDKMYPLEFIYEDNESKPESAVNVTLKLIERDKVMAIVGPQSSRQAVPAGAVANDEQVPMITPWSTNPDATKDRPWVFRGAFLDPFQAPVAVDFTTKKFNAKKAAVLFEVSNDYSKGLADNFKEAFEKTHGKGSVVAMESHGPKDQDFSAQLTKIIAAKPDFIFVPENYSFAALIVPQARDLGYKGPFMGSDAWGSAELFNLCGKDCVDQFFSTHYTAEGATGKTKEFIDKYKAKYGYVPDDVAALTWDSINIVLQAIQKAGKIDPDLKKERKIIRDNMAGMANFDGITGSMKFDENRDPIKCAVIVRVTETGAFAFVESVCPK, from the coding sequence GGGGCAAGCGGCCATGGCCGCAGAAGCTCCGATCAAAATCGGGTTCCCCATCCCGCTTACCGGTGAAATCCCCAAGGTGGGCGAAGGTTCCAAGTATGCGGCTGAAATGCTGAAGGAAGAGATCAACGCCAAGGGCGGGCTGAAAGTGGGCGACAAGATGTACCCGCTTGAATTCATTTATGAAGACAATGAATCCAAACCCGAGTCTGCCGTTAACGTGACCCTGAAGCTCATTGAGCGCGACAAGGTCATGGCCATCGTTGGCCCCCAGTCTTCGCGTCAGGCCGTGCCTGCGGGCGCTGTTGCCAATGACGAGCAGGTGCCCATGATCACCCCCTGGTCCACCAATCCCGACGCCACCAAGGACCGCCCCTGGGTCTTCCGCGGAGCCTTCCTTGACCCCTTCCAGGCTCCTGTGGCCGTGGACTTCACCACCAAGAAGTTCAACGCCAAAAAAGCCGCTGTTCTGTTTGAAGTATCCAACGACTATTCCAAGGGCCTTGCCGACAACTTCAAGGAAGCCTTTGAAAAGACGCACGGCAAGGGTTCTGTGGTGGCCATGGAATCGCACGGCCCCAAAGACCAGGATTTCTCTGCCCAGCTGACCAAGATCATCGCGGCAAAGCCCGATTTCATTTTTGTGCCTGAAAACTACAGCTTTGCGGCCCTTATTGTGCCTCAGGCCCGCGACCTCGGCTACAAGGGCCCCTTCATGGGTTCCGATGCCTGGGGTTCCGCCGAGCTCTTCAACCTCTGCGGCAAGGACTGTGTGGACCAGTTTTTCTCCACCCACTACACCGCCGAGGGCGCGACTGGCAAAACCAAGGAATTCATCGACAAGTACAAGGCCAAGTACGGCTATGTGCCTGACGACGTTGCCGCTCTGACCTGGGACTCCATCAACATCGTGCTTCAGGCCATCCAGAAGGCCGGCAAGATTGACCCCGACCTCAAGAAAGAACGCAAGATCATCCGCGACAACATGGCTGGCATGGCCAACTTTGACGGCATCACCGGCAGCATGAAGTTTGACGAAAACCGCGACCCCATCAAGTGTGCGGTTATTGTGCGCGTGACGGAAACCGGCGCGTTCGCCTTTGTGGAATCTGTCTGCCCCAAATAG